In one Nicotiana tomentosiformis chromosome 6, ASM39032v3, whole genome shotgun sequence genomic region, the following are encoded:
- the LOC104102592 gene encoding floral homeotic protein PMADS 2 gives MGRGKIEIKRIENSSNRQVTYSKRRNGIIKKAKEITVLCDAKVSLIIFGNSGKMHEYCSPSTTIADMLDGYQKTSGRRLWDAKHENLSNEIDRIKKENDSMQVKLRHLKGEDINSLNHKELMIMEEALQNGLSSISAKQSEILRMVRKNDQILEEEHKQLQYALHQKEMAAMGGNMRVIQEEVYHQRDRDYEYQMPFALRVQPMQPNLHERM, from the exons ATGGGGAGAGGAAAGATAGAGATAAAGAGAATAGAGAACTCAAGCAACAGGCAAGTGACTTACTCCAAGAGAAGAAATGGGATCATTAAGAAAGCTAAAGAGATCACAGTTCTTTGTGATGCCAAGGTCTCCCTTATCATCTTTGGTAATTCTGGCAAGATGCATGAATATTGTAGCCCTTCTACTAC GATAGCTGATATGCTTGATGGGTATCAAAAAACTTCTGGGAGGAGGTTATGGGATGCTAAGCATGAG AACTTGAGCAATGAAATTgatagaatcaagaaagagaatgACAGTATGCAGGTTAAGCTCAG GCACCTTAAAGGAGAAGATATCAATTCTCTGAACCACAAAGAACTTATGATTATGGAAGAAGCCTTACAAAATGGGCTTTCTAGTATCAGTGCCAAACAG TCTGAGATCTTGAGGATGGTCAGGAAAAAT GACCAAATTCTGGAGGAGGAACATAAGCAACTTCAATATGCTTTG CACCAAAAGGAGATGGCAGCCATGGGAGGAAACATGAGAGTGATTCAAGAGGAAGTGTACCATCAAAGAGACAGAGATTACGAGTACCAGATGCCATTTGCCCTGCGAGTTCAGCCAATGCAGCCAAACCTACATGAAAGAATGTAA
- the LOC104114721 gene encoding protein EMBRYO SAC DEVELOPMENT ARREST 30 — protein MKSKIKWAALGGLVLSFASLLVHLFLAKSSADLVQYTAITLFTEDLTPTLATRKGPGFRKLWGNVKSLEPLHPHPNPRSTYPVAVEHNNGFIYAKISGSFEKIRNSIVDLVAISRLLNATLVIPEIQESIRSKGISSKFKSFSYLYNEDQFIAALANDVTIVKSLPPILREARKRKEYQIFKPKSSAALKFYTSEVLPRLKKAKVIGLILTDGGCLESALPPSMAEYQRLRCRVAFHALQFRPEIVALGKLMVERLQASGQPYLAYHPGLKRDALAFHGCAEIFQDIHTELIQYRRAQLIKQGIISEELSVDSHARKRNGSCPLMPEEVGLLLRAMGYPPRTRIYLAGSETFGGQRVMIPLRAMYTNLVDRTALCSKKELANLVGPEIPLLPDPDKLLPAKSTNQLKAEWDKTGPRPRPLPPPPDRPIYRHEKEGWYGWVAEKDMEPEPSPNDQREQAHRLLWDALDYIVSVEAEAFFPGFDNDGSGPDFASLVMGHRLYEMASARTFRPNRKYLAELFNSTVDHLYYPPRNWTLAVREHLNKSLAEEGLLQESSRSKTKFFLSHPIPECLCSTVKATDISHSGKNSNLHLLFEGQGECPRSMQQERTQETNTDEVDSQEDETDLDGQSESEGYNGTDTIPSLEQDEEMDPDD, from the exons ATGAAATCGAAGATAAAATGGGCAGCACTAGGAGGGCTGGTGTTATCATTCGCTTCATTGCTCGTTCACTTGTTTCTTGCCAAGTCCAGTGCTGATCTTGTCCAATATACTGCTATTACTCTTTTCACTGAGGATTTAACTCCCACTTTAGCCACCAGAAAG GGTCCTGGGTTTCGCAAGTTGTGGGGAAATGTGAAGTCATTGGAGCCCTTGCACCCTCATCCAAATCCAAGAAGTACATATCCTG TGGCAGTTGAACACAACAATGGCTTCATCTATGCAAAAATTTCTGGTAGTTTTGAGAAGATTAGGAACTCG ATTGTTGATCTGGTCGCCATATCAAGGCTTCTAAATGCCACCCTTGTAATTCCAGAGATTCAAGAAAGTATTCGCTCAAAAGGCATCAG TTCCAAGTTCAAGAGTTTTTCATACCTCTATAATGAGGATCAGTTTATAGCAGCCTTAGCAAATGATGTCACCATTGTGAAGAGTCTGCCACCTATCTTGAGGGAGGCTAGGAAACGGAAAGAGTACCAGATTTTCAAGCCCAAAAGTTCTGCTGCTCTAAAATTTTATACTTCTGAAGTTTTACCTAGATTGAAGAAAGCAAAGGTCATCGGATTAATATTGACAGATGGAGGATGTCTAGAG TCCGCGCTTCCCCCTAGCATGGCTGAGTACCAGAGGCTTAGATGTCGTGTGGCATTTCATGCACTTCAATTTCGCCCAGAAATTGTAGCTCTTGGAAAACTCATGGTGGAAAG GTTACAAGCTTCAGGTCAACCTTACCTTGCCTATCATCCTGGGCTTAAGAGAGATGCCCTAGCCTTTCATGGTTGTGCTGAAATTTTTCAG GATATTCACACAGAACTTATACAATACAGGAGGGCCCAGTTGATTAAACAAGGAATTATCAGTGAGGAACTTAGTGTTGATTCACATGCTCGGAAGAGAAATGGATCATGCCCACTCATGCCAGAAGAG GTAGGACTTCTGCTTCGAGCCATGGGTTACCCACCTAGAACAAGAATTTATCTAGCAGGTTCTGAAACCTTTGGTGGACAACGAGTTATGATTCCTTTACGCGCCATGTACACCAATTTAGTTGATCGTACTGCGTTGTGCAGCAAAAAAGAGCTAGCCAATTTAGTTGGTCCAGAAATTCCCCTTCTGCCTGATCCTGATAAGCTTTTACCCGCAAAAAGCACAAATCAACTAAAAGCAGAATGGGACAAGACCGGGCCCCGACCAAGACCTCTACCACCTCCTCCTGATCGACCTATTTATCGACATGAAAAAGAAGGCTGGTATGGATGGGTTGCAGAGAAAGATATGGAACCAGAACCTTCTCCCAATGATCAGAGGGAGCAAGCACACCGATTGCTATGGGATGCTCTTGATTACATAGTCTCAGTGGAAGCTGAAGCTTTTTTTCCTGGTTTTGACAATGATGGTAGCGGGCCTGATTTTGCCAGCTTGGTGATGGGACACCGACTTTATGAGATGGCATCTGCGAGAACATTTCGGCCAAACAG GAAATATCTTGCAGAGCTCTTTAATAGTACTGTCGATCATCTTTACTATCCACCTCGTAATTGGACTCTTGCTGTCAGAGAACACCTCAATAAAAGCCTGGCAGAAGAGGGTCTTTTGCAGGAATCCAGTCGATCAAAAACTAAGTTTTTCCTCTCTCACCCTATTCCAGAATGCTTATGTTCAACTGTCAAGGCTACTGATATTTCGCATTCAGGAAAGAACAGCAATCTCCATCTGTTGTTTGAAGGGCAGGGCGAGTGCCCCAGATCGATGCAACAAGAAAGAACTCAAGAGACTAACACGGATGAAGTTGACTCTCAAGAAGATGAAACTGATTTAGACGGGCAGTCAGAATCTGAAGGATACAATGGAACTGATACAATTCCATCCCTGGAACAGGATGAGGAAATGGATCCTGATGATTAG